The Plasmodium knowlesi strain H genome assembly, chromosome: 14 genome has a segment encoding these proteins:
- a CDS encoding deoxyhypusine hydroxylase, putative — translation MTASIQNRGSRLIQYEDSSNKEFIRKYLVETRNEFIEKQMRALYECREIYKHDIDEVINILTYALENNDSVLLRHEVAYVIGQISNEKCNDILIKLLSDTEENLMVRHEAAEGLAAIGSDSNIDVIKKFLNDEKVEVRETCELALSSLLEKNKYATCSCSNKDNIKEEIKKKRNEEFISKKFNTIDPVVFTPNDNTKSVDALIEDLNNERIPLKLRYEALFKLRDMETDMSINALGEVLIKDRKSAIFRHEVAFVLGQALHLNSLKYLISSLQNVDEHEMVRHEVALALGSLGSLNINSQEYKNVQSEIISTLKTFSKDACRVVSESCLVGLDYIAENLNMAIEIN, via the coding sequence atgacagcaAGTATTCAGAACAGAGGAAGTCGGCTAATCCAGTATGAAGATAGTAGCAATAAAGAGTTCATTAGGAAATACCTAGTAGAAACCAGAAATGAATTTatagaaaaacaaatgagaGCATTATATGAATGTAGAGAAATATACAAACATGATATAGATGAAGTGATAAATATTTTGACGTACGCATTAGAAAATAACGACAGTGTCTTATTAAGGCATGAAGTAGCATATGTTATAGGACAAATAAGTAATGAGAAATGCAATgatattttaataaaactGCTAAGCGATacggaagaaaatttaatgGTTCGACATGAAGCAGCTGAAGGGTTAGCTGCAATAGGAAGTGATTCAAATATTGATGTtataaaaaagtttttaaatGATGAAAAGGTAGAAGTTCGAGAGACATGTGAATTGGCTCTCAGTTCTttgttagaaaaaaataagtatgCTACATGTTCATGTAGTAATAAAGATaacataaaagaagaaataaaaaaaaaacgaaatgaagaatttatttcgaaaaaattcaacacCATAGATCCAGTTGTATTTACACCAAATGATAATACGAAAAGTGTTGATGCACTTATTGAAGACTTAAATAATGAAAGGATTCCGTTAAAATTAAGATATGAGGCTTTATTTAAATTAAGAGATATGGAAACTGATATGTCCATAAACGCCTTAGGAGAAGTATTGATAAAAGATAGAAAATCCGCAATTTTTCGACATGAAGTTGCTTTTGTGTTAGGCCAAGCATTACATTTGAATTCAttgaaatatttaatttCGTCGCTGCAAAATGTTGATGAACATGAAATGGTTAGACATGAGGTTGCCCTTGCCCTAGGCTCTCTTGGAAgtttaaatataaattcgcaagaatataaaaatgttcaaaGCGAAATTATAAGCACCTTGAAAACCTTTTCTAAGGATGCTTGTAGAGTTGTGTCTGAGAGTTGCCTAGTTGGACTGGATTACATAGCTGAGAATTTAAACATGGCAATAGAAATAAATTGA
- a CDS encoding 40S ribosomal protein S7-like protein, producing the protein MVSVKAKVLKNNPSDLEREIAQCLIDIELSSSSDIKNDAKEIKILSCDLIEVEKIKKKTILIYIPYKIYTTYVRKIQRKLINELEKKTKKYVVLVAKRTILKAKQKTKSFKIIPRSRTLTSVYDSILEDIVAPSEIVGKRISMKADGKRLFKIMLDSKERQRDNIEEKLISFAAVYKKITKRDTVFTLPPTNEK; encoded by the exons ATGGTTTCTGTTAAGGCGAAAGTTCTAAAAAACAACCCCAGCGATTTAGAAAGAGAAATTGCGCAATGCTTGATTGACATCGAGTTATCAAGCTCATcggatataaaaaatgacgcGAAAGAAATTAAGATATTATCATGTGATTTGAtagaagttgaaaaaataaaaaaaaaaaccattcTAATTTATATTCCATATAAGATTTATACCACTTATGTAAGGAAAATACAAAGGAAACTCATCAACGAATTGGAGAAGAAAACCAAaaagtatgttgtgttggtagCCAAGAGGACCATACTAAAGGCCAAGCAAAAAACCAAGTCctttaaaataattccaAGGTCTAGAACTCTGACCAGCGTATATGACTCCATATTAGAGGACATCGTAGCTCCCAGCGAAATTGTTGGAAAGAG AATAAGCATGAAGGCTGATGGAAAGAgattatttaaaataatgCTCGACTCTAAGGAAAGGCAAAGAGATAACATCGAAGAGAAACTCATTAGCTTCGCAGctgtgtacaaaaaaatcacaaaaaGAGACACAGTGTTTACTCTACCACCAACCaacgaaaaatga
- a CDS encoding ATP-dependent RNA helicase DHR1, putative, with product MNRNSASDNNLTREENLKYDDETTSTVLLEKKKLTNKERKKLEYEERIRRKREKHLKKVKKIITKTNLPSLNGLKNELLKDCSPTILNGTDEPKDAFQNGKNEENMKSHNVNSEVETLQSDNRDGIQNPNDHSNETNERGSEENKSRRKDIERINKKYKQLCSMENVSKKKLIKKLKYKQKQDKEAEKEKLFKNIEQYRLNTNQKNFIIQFDSKKKNPNQENLEKLFQTYEEMNIDLPNNLKVIKKKLEKKKKKFLESKKRNQEFATSQHGAEGKKFKVSKQEHHHVDVHQNGDLIHSEEDDTNDELVESACLAQNEINLDEDVKETKWKDALSTESNLAQNDHLDEDNIYGDTADRANQRDEGNAQPEEEKRKILYQRVSINRTDNIEKMRQALPVLGYEQEIIEAILNYDVVFISGDTGCGKSTQIPQFVYEHGFCTDNYLIGVTEPRKIAVRSISNRLNEELNIEDVAGYQIRFEKSHFLKNSKIKVMTEGILLREILNDFILSKYSVIILDEAHERSINMDLILGLLSIICKIRKNNYFAYKSNIIPIKVIIMSATINGTHFFENKIFTNYTSINIPTEKVPVVDHFLSYTPQNYVEEAKKKVIQIHKRLPPGSILVFLTSQEEIYRLYNLLNNLKMSEKNTQVEDEKNMHTLEHTNEKTEKAQNENINSFDLSEDEKNANDNKCSFFLRSTDENKEKRIIFEASDSDDEDAPLHSALSVSTTNLPEQREYDSDGHEENYTSLDNSNSAEENQTNKNVESNGLGKTDNGNDTLPCSANSQTEEGEDGEEGPPPSDCHTKGDNHDGEDAENGGELSEDSESCEENTQDNQSDNQPDNQPDNQPDNQPTNQPDKQPDKQPTNQPTNQPTNQPGDEQTEGEPNEHAVSGEAKKHRNKQESTIWKGSDGSGRLKVFKLFANMHMQEQISLFKDPRDDERVCIISTNIAETSITLPNIRYVVDCGKEKRKIYSALNDYSYYVIDNISKSSAIQRKGRAGRILHLLKKNKKNKKKIETEKGHVYKLYSSNYYNYFFKNDNDFPILNYPLDSLILYLLSFKIKNVEHFPFINKPEKCKFEEAKKRLIYHNCVYFGYQDVQFLFKTLSDKMASKKSIENHINMFNPEHKSGITPTGSFVLSLPISTRYAKILTDVCLKSLAINHTSSIPLACLLVSCLYLESIFSYDYKLRAKYGKGRKKRKTLMNGNGERSSNQTNGNDSLNRRNYNLASLIFKKNNESEDQSDVNSCSSGDVSPYESNASDEKSPNTDEKDNILDDFKLKFDNDIDFYLSVCTSFYFSKDKNNFCCSMHLDRKKMEELLKLSNHLIKIINHKFNRNINFDHLENNPSDVSKKIIHYAVIQGFIDHLAIRSDLIHNQYTRNSNLNFNNKKAYFSQNMNTPIYINSSSVMYKNRPYPKYILYNYIMKNAKSYVMFDCLTVNESDIGKITNVCIYINEYEKIPPAKYDMKKDKIVVCVKPLYLPYSHYLPMTTKELNENGLLFYNYLALFILDGSIFPKMSSFHLFYTHSANDIISCTSQPVKQFVDALREARISSRATLINKWKSQKDFLKQEFVSLIGKKLNKYNEQVIDKTWPPLN from the exons atgaataGGAATTCTGCATCTGACAATAACCTTacaagagaagaaaatttgaaataTGACGACGAAACGACATCAACCGtacttttggaaaaaaaaaaattaacgaacaaggaaaggaaaaaactagAATACGAAGAAAGaattagaagaaaaagagaaaaacatttaaaaaaagtaaaaaaaataatcacaaAAACTAACCTGCCTTCGCTAAATGGTCTAAAAAATGAGTTGCTAAAAGACTGTTCCCCCACTATTCTAAATGGGACAGACGAACCAAAGGATGCTTTCCAGAACgggaagaatgaagaaaatatgaaatcaCACAATGTAAACTCCGAAGTGGAAACCCTGCAAAGTGATAACAGAGATGGAATACAAAATCCAAATGACCATTCAAATGAGACAAACGAAAGAGGCAgtgaagaaaacaaatcACGCAGAAAAGATATCGAAaggataaacaaaaaatacaaacaacTGTGCTCTATGGAAAATGTgtcgaagaagaaattgataaaaaagcTAAAATACAAGCAGAAGCAAGACAAAGaagcggaaaaagaaaagttgtttaaaaatatagaacAGTACAGGTTAAACACtaaccaaaaaaattttatcattcaATTTGactcaaagaaaaaaaacccaAATCAGGAAAATCTGGAAAAACTATTTCAGACTTATGAAGAAATGAATATCGATCTGCCAAATAATTTGAaggtcataaaaaaaaagctagaaaagaaaaaaaaaaaatttttggaaagcaaaaaaagaaaccaaGAATTTGCTACATCTCAACATGGtgcagaaggaaagaaattcaAAGTATCAAAACAGGAGCATCATCATGTTGACGTACATCAGAATGGTGATCTGATCCACAGTGAAGAAGACGATACTAACGATGAGCTAGTAGAGAGCGCATGCTTAgcacaaaatgaaataaatttggATGAAGACGTGAAGGAAACTAAATGGAAGGATGCACTTAGCACTGAAAGTAACCTTGCTCAAAATGACCATCTTGATGAAGACAATATTTATGGTGACACAGCTGACCGTGCGAATCAGCGTGATGAAGGTAATGCCCAAccggaagaagagaaaagaaaaatcctCTACCAAAGAGTCAGTATAAATCGAACGGACAACATAGAGAAAATGAGGCAGGCATTGCCTGTCCTGGGGTACGAACAAGAAATTATCGAAGCGATATTAAATTACGATGTCGTATTTATAAGTGGAGATACGGGATGCGGAAAATCCACACAAATTCCGCAGTTTGTTTATGAACACGGGTTCTGCACAGATAATTACCTCATTGGCGTGACAGAACCGAGGAAAATAGCCGTAAGAAGCATTTCGAATAGGTTAAACGAAGAACTAAACATTGAAGATGTAGCTGGCTATCAGATAAGATTCGAAAAAtcgcattttttaaaaaacagtaaaataaaagttaTGACAGAAGGTATACTGCTAAGAGAAATTTTGaatgattttattttgtcaaaatATTCTGTTATTATTCTAGACGAAGCTCATGAAAGAAGCATAAACATGGATTTAATATTAGGCCTCCTGTCCATCATCTgcaaaattagaaaaaacaattatttCGCATACAAATCCAATATCATTCCCATTAAAGTCATCATCATGTCTGCAACTATTAATGgtacccatttttttgaaaataaaatttttacaaattatACCTCCATCAACATTCCAACGGAAAAAGTTCCCGTCGTCGATCACTTCCTCTCCTACACGCCTCAAAACTATGttgaagaagcaaaaaaaaaagttatacaGATTCATAAGAGGCTGCCACCTGGTAGCATCCTAGTGTTCCTAACAAGTCAGGAAGAAATTTATCGTTTATATAATTTACTGAACAATTTGAAAATGtctgaaaaaaatacacaagtagaagatgaaaaaaatatgcacacactTGAACATACTAAtgagaaaacagaaaaagcacagaacgaaaatataaattcttTCGACCTAAGtgaggacgaaaaaaatgcaaatgatAATAAGTGCAGCTTTTTTCTCAGATCAAcggatgaaaataaagaaaagcgAATTATATTTGAAGCATCTGACAGTGACGACGAGGATGCTCCCTTGCACAGCGCTCTGTCCGTAAGCACAACTAACCTTCCTGAACAGCGTGAATATGATTCCGATGGgcatgaagaaaattacacCTCATTGGATAATTCTAACAGTGCAGAAGAGAATCAAACGAACAAGAACGTAGAATCAAACGGATTGGGAAAAACGGACAACGGGAATGACACCCTCCCTTGCTCTGCGAACAGTCAGACTGAAGAAGGAGAGGATGGCGAAGAAGGCCCTCCCCCTTCGGATTGCCATACCAAGGGGGATAACCATGATGGTGAAGACGCCGAAAATGGGGGTGAACTGTCGGAGGATAGCGAATCTTGTGAGGAGAACACGCAGGACAACCAATCGGACAACCAACCGGACAACCAACCGGACAACCAACCGGACAACCAACCGACCAACCAACCGGACAAACAACCGGACAAACAACCGACCAACCAACCGACCAACCAACCGACCAACCAACCGGGCGATGAACAGACGGAAGGAGAGCCCAACGAACACGCAGTCAGCGGAGAAGCGAAGAAACATAGAAACAAACAAGAATCAACCATTTGGAAGGGAAGCGATGGGTCAGGCAGATTAAAggtttttaaactttttgcaaatatgCACATGCAGGAACAAATTAGTTTATTTAAGGATCCCAGAGATGATGAGCGAGTGTGCATTATAAGCACAAACATAGCGGAGACGTCTATCACCCTCCCAAACATTCGCTACGTAGTAGACtgcggaaaggaaaagagaaaaatatactcAGCGTTGAATGATTATTCCTACTACGTTATTGATAACATAAGTAAAAGTTCTGCAATccaaagaaaaggaagagcagGTCGAATCTtacatttattaaaaaaaaataaaaaaaataaaaaaaaaatcgaaacgGAAAAGGGGCATGTGTACAAATTATATTCAtcaaattattataattattttttcaaaaacgATAATGATTTCCCAATTTTAAACTACCCCCTTGACTCCCTAATTTTATACCTGCTaagttttaaaataaaaaatgtagaacatTTCCCCTTTATTAATAAGCCAGAAAAGTGTAAATTTGAAGAAGCCAAAAAAAGATTAATTTATCATAACTGTGTTTATTTTGGGTACCAAGATGTCcagttcctttttaaaacctTAAGTGATAAAATGGcctcaaaaaaaagtatcGAAAATCATATAAACATGTTTAACCCAGAGCATAAAAGCGGAATTACCCCTACTGGTAGTTTTGTCCTGTCCCTACCCATAAGTACAAGATATGCTAAAATTTTAACCGACGTTTGCCTGAAATCGTTAGCCATTAATCACACCAGTTCAATCCCCTTGGCTTGTCTCCTAGTCTCTTGTTTATATTTGGagtccattttttcgtaCGATTATAAGCTCAGGGCGAAATACGGCAAAGggcgcaaaaaaaggaaaaccctCATGAATGGAAACGGAGAGAGGAGTAGTAACCAAACGAACGGGAATGACAGCTTGAACAGACGTAACTACAATTTGGCaagtttaatttttaaaaagaacaacgaAAGTGAAGACCAAAGTGATGTGAATAGTTGCTCCTCTGGTGATGTATCCCCCTACGAGAGCAATGCATCAGATGAAAAATCCCCAAACACCGATGAAAAGGATAATATTCTTGAtgattttaaattaaaattcgATAACGACATTGACTTTTACCTGAGCGTATGTacctccttttatttttcaaaagacAAGAATAATTTCTGCTGTAGCATGCACTtggacaggaaaaaaatggaagaactACTCAAATTGTCCAaccatttaataaaaataataaatcatAAATTTAACAGAAATATTAATTTTGACCATTTGGAAAATAACCCATCAGATGtatccaaaaaaataattcactATGCAGTCATCCAGGGATTTATAGATCACCTAGCTATTCGCTCCGACTTAATACATAACCAGTACACCAGAAACTCCAATTTAAACTTCAATAACAAGAAGGCCTACTTCTCCCAAAATATGAACACTCCAATATATATCAATTCGTCGTCGGTCATGTATAAAAATAG GCCATACCCCAAATACATCCTGTACAATTACATAATGAAGAACGCAAAGTCGTACGTCATGTTCGACTGCCTAACTGTAAATGAATCGGATATAGGAAAAATAACCAACGTTTGCATTTACATTAatgaatatgaaaaaataccACCGGCTAAATATGACATgaagaaggacaaaattgTCGTTTGCGTGAAGCCTTTGTATTTACCCTATTCTCATTATCTACCCATGACAACAAAAGAGTTAAATGAAAACGGGTTATTGTTTTATAACTATCTTGCCTTGTTCATATTAGATGGGTCCATATTTCCAAAAATGTCATCATTTCATTTGTTCTACACCCATTCGGCTAATGACATTATCTCGTGCACAAGCCAGCCGGTTAAGCAGTTTGTAGATGCGCTAAGGGAGGCCAGAATAAGCAGCAG GGCGACCCTAATTAACAAGTGGAAAAGCCAAAAGGATTTTTTAAAGCAAGAATTCGTATCCTTGATTGGGAAGAAACTTAACAAGTATAATGAGCAGGTCATCGATAAAACGTGGCCTCCCCTAAACTGA